The Pongo pygmaeus isolate AG05252 chromosome 11, NHGRI_mPonPyg2-v2.0_pri, whole genome shotgun sequence genome includes a region encoding these proteins:
- the PTPN18 gene encoding tyrosine-protein phosphatase non-receptor type 18 isoform X1, with product MSRSLDSAQSFLERLEARGGREGAVLAGEFSDIQARSAAWKADGVCSTEAGSRPENVRKNRYKDVLPYDQTRVILSLLREEGHSDYINGNFIRVRVGVTEGGGLGVARGEQQNLSSEFGLHQGVDGSLAYIATQGPLPHTLLDFWRLVWEFGVKVILMACREIENGRKRCERYWAQEQEPLQTGLFCITLIKEKWLNEDIMLRTLKVTFQKESRSVYQLQYMSWPDRGVPSSPDHMLAMVEEARRLQGSGPEPLCVHCSAGCGRTGVLCTVDYVRQLLLTQVIPPDFSLFDVVLEMRKQRPAAVQTEKQYRFLYHTVAQMFCSMLQNASPHYQNIKEVQRPLSHSPVHHQHPQRPGPRARSSPRDYWEQALTMTSTCALLQASLSGSPVLSFLPEPRERPGQLPPSGASPPVFLQNCAPLYDDALFLRTPQALLAIPRPPGGVLRSISVPGSPGHAMADTYAVVQKRGAPVGAGRGTETGTGARSAEEAPLYSQVTPRAQRPGAHAEDVRGTLPGRIPADQSPAGSSAYEDVVGGAQTGGLGFNLRIGRPKGPRDPPAEWTRVWSLALSPRLEYNVAILAHCNLCLCLPGSSNSSASASQVAGIKRMYHYAQLIFVFLVEMGFHHVGKAGLELLTS from the exons ATGAGCCGCAGCCTGGACTCGGCGCAGAGCTTCCTGGAGCGGCTGGAAGCGCGGGGCGGCCGGGAGGGGGCAGTTCTCGCCGGCGAGTTCAGC GACATCCAGGCCCGCTCGGCCGCCTGGAAGGCTGACGGCGTGTGTTCCACCGAGGCCGGCAGTCGGCCAGAGAACGTGAGGAAGAACCGCTACAAAGACGTGCTGCCAT ATGATCAGACGCGAGTAATCCTCTCCCTGCTCCGGGAAGAGGGACACAGCGACTACATTAATGGCAACTTCATCCGGGTGAGGGTTGGGGTCACGGAAGGAGGTGGACTGGGAGTGGCCAGGGGTGAGCAGCAGAATCTCAGTAGTGAATTCGGCCTTCACCAGGGCGTGGATGGAAGCCTGGCCTACATTGCCACGCAAGGACCCTTGCCTCACACCCTGCTAGACTTCTGGAGACTGGTCTGGGAGTTTGGGGTCAAG GTGATCCTGATGGCCTGTCGAGAGATAGAGAATGGGCGG AAAAGGTGTGAGCGGTACTGGGCCCAGGAGCAGGAGCCACTGCAGACCGGGCTTTTCTGCATCACTCTG ATAAAGGAGAAGTGGCTGAATGAGGACATCATGCTCAGGACCCTCAAGGTCACATTCCAGAAG gAGTCCCGTTCTGTGTACCAGCTACAGTATATGTCCTGGCCAGACCGTGGGGTCCCCAGCAGTCCTGACCACATGCTTGCCATGGTGGAGGAAGCCCGTCGCCTCCAGGGATCTGGCCCTGAACCCCTCTGTGTCCACTGCAG TGCGGGCTGTGGGCGAACAGGCGTCCTGTGCACCGTGGATTATGTGAGGCAGCTGCTCCTGACCCAG GTGATCCCACCTGACTTCAGTCTCTTTGATGTGGTCCTTGAGATGAGGAAGCAGCGGCCTGCGGCCGTGCAGACAGAG AAGCAGTACAGGTTCCTGTACCACACGGTGGCTCAGATGTTCTGCTCCATGCTCCAGAATGCCAGCCCCCACTACCAGAACATCAAAGAGGTACAGAGGCCCCTTTCCCACTCTCCTGTCCACCATCAGCACCCTCAGAGACCAGGACCCCGAGCACGGTCCAGCCCCCGGGACTACTGGGAGCAGGCACTGACTATGACATCCACCTGTGCCCTCCTCCAGGCATCCTTATCGGGCTCTCCCGTCTTGAGCTTTCTCCCAGAGCCCCGTGAGAGGCCTGGCCAGCTTCCTCCCTCAGGAGCCTCCCCTCCTGTTTTTCTTCAGAATTGTGCCCCACTCTACGACGATGCCCTCTTCCTCCGGACTCCCCAGGCACTTCTCGCCATACCCCGCCCACCAGGAGGGGTCCTCAG AAGTATCTCTGTGCCCGGGTCCCCGGGCCACGCCATGGCTGACACCTACGCGGTGGTGCAGAAGCGCGGGGCTCCAGTGGGCGCCGGGCGTGGGACGGAGACGGGGACGGGGGCGCGCAGCGCGGAGGAGGCGCCGCTCTACAGCCAGGTGACGCCGCGCGCCCAGCGGCCCGGGGCACACGCGGAGGACGTGCGGGGGACGCTGCCTGGCCGCA TTCCTGCTGACCAAAGTCCTGCCGGATCTAGCGCCTACGAGGACGTGGTGGGTGGAGCTCAGACCGGTGGGCTAG GTTTCAACCTGCGcattgggaggccgaaggggccCCGGGACCCGCCTGCTGAGTGGACCCGGGT atggagtcttgctctgtcgcccaggctggagtacaatgtcgcaatcttggctcactgcaacctctgtctctgcctcccaggttcaagcaattcttctgcctcagcctctcaagtagctgggattaaacgcatgtaccactatgcccagctaatatttgtatttttagtagagatggggtttcaccacgttggcaaggctggtctcgaactccttacctcgtga
- the PTPN18 gene encoding tyrosine-protein phosphatase non-receptor type 18 isoform X5: protein MSRSLDSAQSFLERLEARGGREGAVLAGEFSDIQARSAAWKADGVCSTEAGSRPENVRKNRYKDVLPYDQTRVILSLLREEGHSDYINGNFIRVRVGVTEGGGLGVARGEQQNLSSEFGLHQGVDGSLAYIATQGPLPHTLLDFWRLVWEFGVKVILMACREIENGRKRCERYWAQEQEPLQTGLFCITLIKEKWLNEDIMLRTLKVTFQKESRSVYQLQYMSWPDRGVPSSPDHMLAMVEEARRLQGSGPEPLCVHCSAGCGRTGVLCTVDYVRQLLLTQVIPPDFSLFDVVLEMRKQRPAAVQTEQYRFLYHTVAQMFCSMLQNASPHYQNIKEASLSGSPVLSFLPEPRERPGQLPPSGASPPVFLQNCAPLYDDALFLRTPQALLAIPRPPGGVLRSISVPGSPGHAMADTYAVVQKRGAPVGAGRGTETGTGARSAEEAPLYSQVTPRAQRPGAHAEDVRGTLPGRIPADQSPAGSSAYEDVVGGAQTGGLGFNLRIGRPKGPRDPPAEWTRVWSLALSPRLEYNVAILAHCNLCLCLPGSSNSSASASQVAGIKRMYHYAQLIFVFLVEMGFHHVGKAGLELLTS from the exons ATGAGCCGCAGCCTGGACTCGGCGCAGAGCTTCCTGGAGCGGCTGGAAGCGCGGGGCGGCCGGGAGGGGGCAGTTCTCGCCGGCGAGTTCAGC GACATCCAGGCCCGCTCGGCCGCCTGGAAGGCTGACGGCGTGTGTTCCACCGAGGCCGGCAGTCGGCCAGAGAACGTGAGGAAGAACCGCTACAAAGACGTGCTGCCAT ATGATCAGACGCGAGTAATCCTCTCCCTGCTCCGGGAAGAGGGACACAGCGACTACATTAATGGCAACTTCATCCGGGTGAGGGTTGGGGTCACGGAAGGAGGTGGACTGGGAGTGGCCAGGGGTGAGCAGCAGAATCTCAGTAGTGAATTCGGCCTTCACCAGGGCGTGGATGGAAGCCTGGCCTACATTGCCACGCAAGGACCCTTGCCTCACACCCTGCTAGACTTCTGGAGACTGGTCTGGGAGTTTGGGGTCAAG GTGATCCTGATGGCCTGTCGAGAGATAGAGAATGGGCGG AAAAGGTGTGAGCGGTACTGGGCCCAGGAGCAGGAGCCACTGCAGACCGGGCTTTTCTGCATCACTCTG ATAAAGGAGAAGTGGCTGAATGAGGACATCATGCTCAGGACCCTCAAGGTCACATTCCAGAAG gAGTCCCGTTCTGTGTACCAGCTACAGTATATGTCCTGGCCAGACCGTGGGGTCCCCAGCAGTCCTGACCACATGCTTGCCATGGTGGAGGAAGCCCGTCGCCTCCAGGGATCTGGCCCTGAACCCCTCTGTGTCCACTGCAG TGCGGGCTGTGGGCGAACAGGCGTCCTGTGCACCGTGGATTATGTGAGGCAGCTGCTCCTGACCCAG GTGATCCCACCTGACTTCAGTCTCTTTGATGTGGTCCTTGAGATGAGGAAGCAGCGGCCTGCGGCCGTGCAGACAGAG CAGTACAGGTTCCTGTACCACACGGTGGCTCAGATGTTCTGCTCCATGCTCCAGAATGCCAGCCCCCACTACCAGAACATCAAAGAG GCATCCTTATCGGGCTCTCCCGTCTTGAGCTTTCTCCCAGAGCCCCGTGAGAGGCCTGGCCAGCTTCCTCCCTCAGGAGCCTCCCCTCCTGTTTTTCTTCAGAATTGTGCCCCACTCTACGACGATGCCCTCTTCCTCCGGACTCCCCAGGCACTTCTCGCCATACCCCGCCCACCAGGAGGGGTCCTCAG AAGTATCTCTGTGCCCGGGTCCCCGGGCCACGCCATGGCTGACACCTACGCGGTGGTGCAGAAGCGCGGGGCTCCAGTGGGCGCCGGGCGTGGGACGGAGACGGGGACGGGGGCGCGCAGCGCGGAGGAGGCGCCGCTCTACAGCCAGGTGACGCCGCGCGCCCAGCGGCCCGGGGCACACGCGGAGGACGTGCGGGGGACGCTGCCTGGCCGCA TTCCTGCTGACCAAAGTCCTGCCGGATCTAGCGCCTACGAGGACGTGGTGGGTGGAGCTCAGACCGGTGGGCTAG GTTTCAACCTGCGcattgggaggccgaaggggccCCGGGACCCGCCTGCTGAGTGGACCCGGGT atggagtcttgctctgtcgcccaggctggagtacaatgtcgcaatcttggctcactgcaacctctgtctctgcctcccaggttcaagcaattcttctgcctcagcctctcaagtagctgggattaaacgcatgtaccactatgcccagctaatatttgtatttttagtagagatggggtttcaccacgttggcaaggctggtctcgaactccttacctcgtga
- the PTPN18 gene encoding tyrosine-protein phosphatase non-receptor type 18 isoform X15: MSRSLDSAQSFLERLEARGGREGAVLAGEFSDIQARSAAWKADGVCSTEAGSRPENVRKNRYKDVLPYDQTRVILSLLREEGHSDYINGNFIRVRVGVTEGGGLGVARGEQQNLSSEFGLHQGVDGSLAYIATQGPLPHTLLDFWRLVWEFGVKVILMACREIENGRKRCERYWAQEQEPLQTGLFCITLIKEKWLNEDIMLRTLKVTFQKESRSVYQLQYMSWPDRGVPSSPDHMLAMVEEARRLQGSGPEPLCVHCSAGCGRTGVLCTVDYVRQLLLTQVIPPDFSLFDVVLEMRKQRPAAVQTEKQYRFLYHTVAQMFCSMLQNASPHYQNIKENCAPLYDDALFLRTPQALLAIPRPPGGVLRALGTQKRGPDPREPSLPSSAPPRREGSPWFAR, encoded by the exons ATGAGCCGCAGCCTGGACTCGGCGCAGAGCTTCCTGGAGCGGCTGGAAGCGCGGGGCGGCCGGGAGGGGGCAGTTCTCGCCGGCGAGTTCAGC GACATCCAGGCCCGCTCGGCCGCCTGGAAGGCTGACGGCGTGTGTTCCACCGAGGCCGGCAGTCGGCCAGAGAACGTGAGGAAGAACCGCTACAAAGACGTGCTGCCAT ATGATCAGACGCGAGTAATCCTCTCCCTGCTCCGGGAAGAGGGACACAGCGACTACATTAATGGCAACTTCATCCGGGTGAGGGTTGGGGTCACGGAAGGAGGTGGACTGGGAGTGGCCAGGGGTGAGCAGCAGAATCTCAGTAGTGAATTCGGCCTTCACCAGGGCGTGGATGGAAGCCTGGCCTACATTGCCACGCAAGGACCCTTGCCTCACACCCTGCTAGACTTCTGGAGACTGGTCTGGGAGTTTGGGGTCAAG GTGATCCTGATGGCCTGTCGAGAGATAGAGAATGGGCGG AAAAGGTGTGAGCGGTACTGGGCCCAGGAGCAGGAGCCACTGCAGACCGGGCTTTTCTGCATCACTCTG ATAAAGGAGAAGTGGCTGAATGAGGACATCATGCTCAGGACCCTCAAGGTCACATTCCAGAAG gAGTCCCGTTCTGTGTACCAGCTACAGTATATGTCCTGGCCAGACCGTGGGGTCCCCAGCAGTCCTGACCACATGCTTGCCATGGTGGAGGAAGCCCGTCGCCTCCAGGGATCTGGCCCTGAACCCCTCTGTGTCCACTGCAG TGCGGGCTGTGGGCGAACAGGCGTCCTGTGCACCGTGGATTATGTGAGGCAGCTGCTCCTGACCCAG GTGATCCCACCTGACTTCAGTCTCTTTGATGTGGTCCTTGAGATGAGGAAGCAGCGGCCTGCGGCCGTGCAGACAGAG AAGCAGTACAGGTTCCTGTACCACACGGTGGCTCAGATGTTCTGCTCCATGCTCCAGAATGCCAGCCCCCACTACCAGAACATCAAAGAG AATTGTGCCCCACTCTACGACGATGCCCTCTTCCTCCGGACTCCCCAGGCACTTCTCGCCATACCCCGCCCACCAGGAGGGGTCCTCAG GGCGCTAGGGACACAGAAGCGAGGCCCCGACCCCAGGGAGCCCTCCCTCCCATCTAGCGCACCGCCTCGGCGGGAAGGAAGCCCGTGGTTTGCGCGCTGA
- the PTPN18 gene encoding tyrosine-protein phosphatase non-receptor type 18 isoform X10: MSRSLDSAQSFLERLEARGGREGAVLAGEFSDIQARSAAWKADGVCSTEAGSRPENVRKNRYKDVLPYDQTRVILSLLREEGHSDYINGNFIRVRVGVTEGGGLGVARGEQQNLSSEFGLHQGVDGSLAYIATQGPLPHTLLDFWRLVWEFGVKVILMACREIENGRKRCERYWAQEQEPLQTGLFCITLIKEKWLNEDIMLRTLKVTFQKESRSVYQLQYMSWPDRGVPSSPDHMLAMVEEARRLQGSGPEPLCVHCSAGCGRTGVLCTVDYVRQLLLTQVIPPDFSLFDVVLEMRKQRPAAVQTEKQYRFLYHTVAQMFCSMLQNASPHYQNIKEASLSGSPVLSFLPEPRERPGQLPPSGASPPVFLQNCAPLYDDALFLRTPQALLAIPRPPGGVLRSISVPGSPGHAMADTYAVVQKRGAPVGAGRGTETGTGARSAEEAPLYSQVTPRAQRPGAHAEDVRGTLPGRIPADQSPAGSSAYEDVVGGAQTGGLGFNLRIGRPKGPRDPPAEWTRVSLDL, encoded by the exons ATGAGCCGCAGCCTGGACTCGGCGCAGAGCTTCCTGGAGCGGCTGGAAGCGCGGGGCGGCCGGGAGGGGGCAGTTCTCGCCGGCGAGTTCAGC GACATCCAGGCCCGCTCGGCCGCCTGGAAGGCTGACGGCGTGTGTTCCACCGAGGCCGGCAGTCGGCCAGAGAACGTGAGGAAGAACCGCTACAAAGACGTGCTGCCAT ATGATCAGACGCGAGTAATCCTCTCCCTGCTCCGGGAAGAGGGACACAGCGACTACATTAATGGCAACTTCATCCGGGTGAGGGTTGGGGTCACGGAAGGAGGTGGACTGGGAGTGGCCAGGGGTGAGCAGCAGAATCTCAGTAGTGAATTCGGCCTTCACCAGGGCGTGGATGGAAGCCTGGCCTACATTGCCACGCAAGGACCCTTGCCTCACACCCTGCTAGACTTCTGGAGACTGGTCTGGGAGTTTGGGGTCAAG GTGATCCTGATGGCCTGTCGAGAGATAGAGAATGGGCGG AAAAGGTGTGAGCGGTACTGGGCCCAGGAGCAGGAGCCACTGCAGACCGGGCTTTTCTGCATCACTCTG ATAAAGGAGAAGTGGCTGAATGAGGACATCATGCTCAGGACCCTCAAGGTCACATTCCAGAAG gAGTCCCGTTCTGTGTACCAGCTACAGTATATGTCCTGGCCAGACCGTGGGGTCCCCAGCAGTCCTGACCACATGCTTGCCATGGTGGAGGAAGCCCGTCGCCTCCAGGGATCTGGCCCTGAACCCCTCTGTGTCCACTGCAG TGCGGGCTGTGGGCGAACAGGCGTCCTGTGCACCGTGGATTATGTGAGGCAGCTGCTCCTGACCCAG GTGATCCCACCTGACTTCAGTCTCTTTGATGTGGTCCTTGAGATGAGGAAGCAGCGGCCTGCGGCCGTGCAGACAGAG AAGCAGTACAGGTTCCTGTACCACACGGTGGCTCAGATGTTCTGCTCCATGCTCCAGAATGCCAGCCCCCACTACCAGAACATCAAAGAG GCATCCTTATCGGGCTCTCCCGTCTTGAGCTTTCTCCCAGAGCCCCGTGAGAGGCCTGGCCAGCTTCCTCCCTCAGGAGCCTCCCCTCCTGTTTTTCTTCAGAATTGTGCCCCACTCTACGACGATGCCCTCTTCCTCCGGACTCCCCAGGCACTTCTCGCCATACCCCGCCCACCAGGAGGGGTCCTCAG AAGTATCTCTGTGCCCGGGTCCCCGGGCCACGCCATGGCTGACACCTACGCGGTGGTGCAGAAGCGCGGGGCTCCAGTGGGCGCCGGGCGTGGGACGGAGACGGGGACGGGGGCGCGCAGCGCGGAGGAGGCGCCGCTCTACAGCCAGGTGACGCCGCGCGCCCAGCGGCCCGGGGCACACGCGGAGGACGTGCGGGGGACGCTGCCTGGCCGCA TTCCTGCTGACCAAAGTCCTGCCGGATCTAGCGCCTACGAGGACGTGGTGGGTGGAGCTCAGACCGGTGGGCTAG GTTTCAACCTGCGcattgggaggccgaaggggccCCGGGACCCGCCTGCTGAGTGGACCCGGGT GTCTCTGGACCTCTGA
- the PTPN18 gene encoding tyrosine-protein phosphatase non-receptor type 18 isoform X4: protein MSRSLDSAQSFLERLEARGGREGAVLAGEFSDIQARSAAWKADGVCSTEAGSRPENVRKNRYKDVLPYDQTRVILSLLREEGHSDYINGNFIRVRVGVTEGGGLGVARGEQQNLSSEFGLHQGVDGSLAYIATQGPLPHTLLDFWRLVWEFGVKVILMACREIENGRKRCERYWAQEQEPLQTGLFCITLIKEKWLNEDIMLRTLKVTFQKESRSVYQLQYMSWPDRGVPSSPDHMLAMVEEARRLQGSGPEPLCVHCSAGCGRTGVLCTVDYVRQLLLTQVIPPDFSLFDVVLEMRKQRPAAVQTEKQYRFLYHTVAQMFCSMLQNASPHYQNIKEASLSGSPVLSFLPEPRERPGQLPPSGASPPVFLQNCAPLYDDALFLRTPQALLAIPRPPGGVLRSISVPGSPGHAMADTYAVVQKRGAPVGAGRGTETGTGARSAEEAPLYSQVTPRAQRPGAHAEDVRGTLPGRIPADQSPAGSSAYEDVVGGAQTGGLGFNLRIGRPKGPRDPPAEWTRVWSLALSPRLEYNVAILAHCNLCLCLPGSSNSSASASQVAGIKRMYHYAQLIFVFLVEMGFHHVGKAGLELLTS from the exons ATGAGCCGCAGCCTGGACTCGGCGCAGAGCTTCCTGGAGCGGCTGGAAGCGCGGGGCGGCCGGGAGGGGGCAGTTCTCGCCGGCGAGTTCAGC GACATCCAGGCCCGCTCGGCCGCCTGGAAGGCTGACGGCGTGTGTTCCACCGAGGCCGGCAGTCGGCCAGAGAACGTGAGGAAGAACCGCTACAAAGACGTGCTGCCAT ATGATCAGACGCGAGTAATCCTCTCCCTGCTCCGGGAAGAGGGACACAGCGACTACATTAATGGCAACTTCATCCGGGTGAGGGTTGGGGTCACGGAAGGAGGTGGACTGGGAGTGGCCAGGGGTGAGCAGCAGAATCTCAGTAGTGAATTCGGCCTTCACCAGGGCGTGGATGGAAGCCTGGCCTACATTGCCACGCAAGGACCCTTGCCTCACACCCTGCTAGACTTCTGGAGACTGGTCTGGGAGTTTGGGGTCAAG GTGATCCTGATGGCCTGTCGAGAGATAGAGAATGGGCGG AAAAGGTGTGAGCGGTACTGGGCCCAGGAGCAGGAGCCACTGCAGACCGGGCTTTTCTGCATCACTCTG ATAAAGGAGAAGTGGCTGAATGAGGACATCATGCTCAGGACCCTCAAGGTCACATTCCAGAAG gAGTCCCGTTCTGTGTACCAGCTACAGTATATGTCCTGGCCAGACCGTGGGGTCCCCAGCAGTCCTGACCACATGCTTGCCATGGTGGAGGAAGCCCGTCGCCTCCAGGGATCTGGCCCTGAACCCCTCTGTGTCCACTGCAG TGCGGGCTGTGGGCGAACAGGCGTCCTGTGCACCGTGGATTATGTGAGGCAGCTGCTCCTGACCCAG GTGATCCCACCTGACTTCAGTCTCTTTGATGTGGTCCTTGAGATGAGGAAGCAGCGGCCTGCGGCCGTGCAGACAGAG AAGCAGTACAGGTTCCTGTACCACACGGTGGCTCAGATGTTCTGCTCCATGCTCCAGAATGCCAGCCCCCACTACCAGAACATCAAAGAG GCATCCTTATCGGGCTCTCCCGTCTTGAGCTTTCTCCCAGAGCCCCGTGAGAGGCCTGGCCAGCTTCCTCCCTCAGGAGCCTCCCCTCCTGTTTTTCTTCAGAATTGTGCCCCACTCTACGACGATGCCCTCTTCCTCCGGACTCCCCAGGCACTTCTCGCCATACCCCGCCCACCAGGAGGGGTCCTCAG AAGTATCTCTGTGCCCGGGTCCCCGGGCCACGCCATGGCTGACACCTACGCGGTGGTGCAGAAGCGCGGGGCTCCAGTGGGCGCCGGGCGTGGGACGGAGACGGGGACGGGGGCGCGCAGCGCGGAGGAGGCGCCGCTCTACAGCCAGGTGACGCCGCGCGCCCAGCGGCCCGGGGCACACGCGGAGGACGTGCGGGGGACGCTGCCTGGCCGCA TTCCTGCTGACCAAAGTCCTGCCGGATCTAGCGCCTACGAGGACGTGGTGGGTGGAGCTCAGACCGGTGGGCTAG GTTTCAACCTGCGcattgggaggccgaaggggccCCGGGACCCGCCTGCTGAGTGGACCCGGGT atggagtcttgctctgtcgcccaggctggagtacaatgtcgcaatcttggctcactgcaacctctgtctctgcctcccaggttcaagcaattcttctgcctcagcctctcaagtagctgggattaaacgcatgtaccactatgcccagctaatatttgtatttttagtagagatggggtttcaccacgttggcaaggctggtctcgaactccttacctcgtga
- the PTPN18 gene encoding tyrosine-protein phosphatase non-receptor type 18 isoform X6 — MSRSLDSAQSFLERLEARGGREGAVLAGEFSDIQARSAAWKADGVCSTEAGSRPENVRKNRYKDVLPYDQTRVILSLLREEGHSDYINGNFIRVRVGVTEGGGLGVARGEQQNLSSEFGLHQGVDGSLAYIATQGPLPHTLLDFWRLVWEFGVKVILMACREIENGRKRCERYWAQEQEPLQTGLFCITLIKEKWLNEDIMLRTLKVTFQKESRSVYQLQYMSWPDRGVPSSPDHMLAMVEEARRLQGSGPEPLCVHCSAGCGRTGVLCTVDYVRQLLLTQVIPPDFSLFDVVLEMRKQRPAAVQTEKQYRFLYHTVAQMFCSMLQNASPHYQNIKEVQRPLSHSPVHHQHPQRPGPRARSSPRDYWEQALTMTSTCALLQASLSGSPVLSFLPEPRERPGQLPPSGASPPVFLQNCAPLYDDALFLRTPQALLAIPRPPGGVLRSISVPGSPGHAMADTYAVVQKRGAPVGAGRGTETGTGARSAEEAPLYSQVTPRAQRPGAHAEDVRGTLPGRIPADQSPAGSSAYEDVVGGAQTGGLGFNLRIGRPKGPRDPPAEWTRVSLDL, encoded by the exons ATGAGCCGCAGCCTGGACTCGGCGCAGAGCTTCCTGGAGCGGCTGGAAGCGCGGGGCGGCCGGGAGGGGGCAGTTCTCGCCGGCGAGTTCAGC GACATCCAGGCCCGCTCGGCCGCCTGGAAGGCTGACGGCGTGTGTTCCACCGAGGCCGGCAGTCGGCCAGAGAACGTGAGGAAGAACCGCTACAAAGACGTGCTGCCAT ATGATCAGACGCGAGTAATCCTCTCCCTGCTCCGGGAAGAGGGACACAGCGACTACATTAATGGCAACTTCATCCGGGTGAGGGTTGGGGTCACGGAAGGAGGTGGACTGGGAGTGGCCAGGGGTGAGCAGCAGAATCTCAGTAGTGAATTCGGCCTTCACCAGGGCGTGGATGGAAGCCTGGCCTACATTGCCACGCAAGGACCCTTGCCTCACACCCTGCTAGACTTCTGGAGACTGGTCTGGGAGTTTGGGGTCAAG GTGATCCTGATGGCCTGTCGAGAGATAGAGAATGGGCGG AAAAGGTGTGAGCGGTACTGGGCCCAGGAGCAGGAGCCACTGCAGACCGGGCTTTTCTGCATCACTCTG ATAAAGGAGAAGTGGCTGAATGAGGACATCATGCTCAGGACCCTCAAGGTCACATTCCAGAAG gAGTCCCGTTCTGTGTACCAGCTACAGTATATGTCCTGGCCAGACCGTGGGGTCCCCAGCAGTCCTGACCACATGCTTGCCATGGTGGAGGAAGCCCGTCGCCTCCAGGGATCTGGCCCTGAACCCCTCTGTGTCCACTGCAG TGCGGGCTGTGGGCGAACAGGCGTCCTGTGCACCGTGGATTATGTGAGGCAGCTGCTCCTGACCCAG GTGATCCCACCTGACTTCAGTCTCTTTGATGTGGTCCTTGAGATGAGGAAGCAGCGGCCTGCGGCCGTGCAGACAGAG AAGCAGTACAGGTTCCTGTACCACACGGTGGCTCAGATGTTCTGCTCCATGCTCCAGAATGCCAGCCCCCACTACCAGAACATCAAAGAGGTACAGAGGCCCCTTTCCCACTCTCCTGTCCACCATCAGCACCCTCAGAGACCAGGACCCCGAGCACGGTCCAGCCCCCGGGACTACTGGGAGCAGGCACTGACTATGACATCCACCTGTGCCCTCCTCCAGGCATCCTTATCGGGCTCTCCCGTCTTGAGCTTTCTCCCAGAGCCCCGTGAGAGGCCTGGCCAGCTTCCTCCCTCAGGAGCCTCCCCTCCTGTTTTTCTTCAGAATTGTGCCCCACTCTACGACGATGCCCTCTTCCTCCGGACTCCCCAGGCACTTCTCGCCATACCCCGCCCACCAGGAGGGGTCCTCAG AAGTATCTCTGTGCCCGGGTCCCCGGGCCACGCCATGGCTGACACCTACGCGGTGGTGCAGAAGCGCGGGGCTCCAGTGGGCGCCGGGCGTGGGACGGAGACGGGGACGGGGGCGCGCAGCGCGGAGGAGGCGCCGCTCTACAGCCAGGTGACGCCGCGCGCCCAGCGGCCCGGGGCACACGCGGAGGACGTGCGGGGGACGCTGCCTGGCCGCA TTCCTGCTGACCAAAGTCCTGCCGGATCTAGCGCCTACGAGGACGTGGTGGGTGGAGCTCAGACCGGTGGGCTAG GTTTCAACCTGCGcattgggaggccgaaggggccCCGGGACCCGCCTGCTGAGTGGACCCGGGT GTCTCTGGACCTCTGA